One window of Enterobacter sp. RHBSTW-00175 genomic DNA carries:
- the efeU gene encoding iron uptake transporter permease EfeU — translation MFVPFLIMLREGLEAALIVSLIASYLKRTQRGRWIGVMWIGVFLAAALCLGLGILINETTGEFPQKEQELFEGIVAVIAVVILTWMVFWMRKVSRNVKVQLEQAVDNALQKSNNHGWALIMMVFFAVAREGLESVFFLLAAFQQDVGIWPPLGAMLGLATAVVLGFLLYWGGIRLNLGVFFKWTSLFILLVAAGLAAGAIRAFHEAGLWNHFQDVAFDLSNVLSTHSLTGTLLEGIFGYQETPSVSEVAMYFIYLVPALVLFALPPRARTQASHTAP, via the coding sequence ATGTTTGTTCCATTTCTCATTATGTTACGTGAAGGCCTTGAAGCTGCCTTAATCGTGAGTCTTATCGCAAGCTACCTGAAGCGAACCCAGCGCGGACGCTGGATTGGCGTGATGTGGATTGGCGTTTTCCTCGCCGCAGCGCTCTGCCTTGGGCTTGGCATCCTCATCAACGAAACCACCGGTGAGTTCCCGCAGAAAGAGCAAGAGCTGTTCGAAGGCATCGTTGCCGTTATTGCGGTGGTGATCCTGACCTGGATGGTGTTCTGGATGCGCAAAGTGTCCCGTAACGTGAAAGTTCAGCTGGAGCAGGCGGTCGATAACGCCCTGCAAAAAAGCAACAACCACGGCTGGGCGCTGATCATGATGGTCTTTTTCGCCGTTGCGCGTGAAGGCCTGGAATCGGTCTTTTTCCTGCTGGCTGCGTTCCAGCAGGATGTGGGGATCTGGCCGCCGCTCGGTGCAATGCTGGGGCTGGCAACGGCGGTGGTGCTCGGTTTCCTGCTGTACTGGGGCGGTATTCGCCTGAACCTGGGCGTGTTCTTCAAGTGGACGAGCCTGTTTATTCTGCTGGTTGCCGCAGGGCTGGCCGCGGGCGCAATCCGCGCCTTCCACGAAGCGGGGCTGTGGAACCACTTCCAGGATGTCGCGTTTGACCTGAGCAATGTGCTCTCTACGCACTCCCTGACCGGAACCCTGCTCGAAGGGATCTTCGGGTATCAGGAGACACCGAGCGTCAGCGAAGTGGCGATGTACTTTATCTATCTGGTTCCGGCGCTGGTGCTGTTCGCGCTGCCGCCGCGTGCCCGCACCCAGGCGTCGCATACCGCGCCGTAA
- the efeO gene encoding iron uptake system protein EfeO produces MAIQFRRSALRAGIAALFASAFSAQAADIPQVKITVNDKQCEPMSVTVNSGKTQFIIQNHSQKALEWEILKGVMVVEERENIAPGFSQKMTANLQPGEYDMTCGLLTNPKGKLIVKGEATADAAKGEALLSLGDAITAYKAYVTKETADLVAGTKAFTDAVKAGDLEKAKSLYAPTRQHYERIEPIAELFSDLDGSIDAREDDYEQKAADPKFTGFHRLEKALFGDNSTKGMEKYAEQLNTDVLELQKRISELAFPPSKVVGGAAGLIEEVAASKISGEEDRYSHTDLWDFQANVDGAQKIVSLLRPQLQKENSELLAKVDANFKKVDTILAKYRTKDGFETYDKLTDADRNALKGPITTLAEDLSQLRGVLGLD; encoded by the coding sequence ATGGCAATTCAGTTTCGTCGTAGTGCGTTACGCGCAGGCATTGCCGCGCTGTTCGCTTCTGCATTCTCCGCGCAGGCAGCCGATATTCCGCAGGTTAAAATCACTGTGAATGACAAACAGTGTGAGCCGATGAGCGTCACGGTGAACAGCGGTAAAACGCAGTTTATTATTCAGAACCACAGCCAGAAAGCGCTGGAATGGGAAATCCTCAAAGGCGTGATGGTCGTGGAAGAGCGTGAAAACATCGCCCCGGGCTTTAGCCAGAAAATGACGGCTAACCTGCAACCTGGCGAATACGACATGACCTGTGGCCTGCTGACCAACCCGAAAGGCAAGCTGATTGTTAAAGGTGAAGCCACGGCGGATGCTGCGAAAGGTGAAGCCCTGCTGAGCCTGGGCGACGCGATTACCGCCTATAAAGCCTATGTCACCAAAGAGACGGCGGACCTGGTTGCAGGCACCAAAGCCTTTACCGATGCGGTGAAAGCGGGCGATCTCGAAAAAGCGAAATCCCTGTATGCGCCAACCCGTCAGCACTACGAGCGTATTGAACCTATTGCTGAACTGTTCTCTGACCTGGATGGCAGCATCGATGCCCGTGAAGATGACTACGAGCAGAAAGCCGCCGATCCTAAGTTCACCGGTTTCCACCGTCTGGAAAAAGCGCTGTTTGGCGATAACTCCACCAAAGGGATGGAGAAGTACGCTGAGCAGCTGAACACCGACGTGCTGGAGCTGCAAAAACGTATTAGCGAGCTGGCTTTCCCGCCATCTAAAGTGGTGGGCGGCGCAGCGGGTCTGATTGAAGAAGTGGCGGCGAGCAAAATCAGCGGTGAAGAAGACCGTTACAGCCACACTGACCTGTGGGACTTCCAGGCCAATGTCGATGGCGCGCAGAAAATTGTCTCTCTGCTGCGTCCGCAGTTGCAGAAAGAGAACAGCGAGCTGCTGGCGAAAGTGGATGCCAACTTCAAGAAAGTCGACACCATTCTGGCGAAATATCGCACCAAAGACGGCTTCGAAACCTACGACAAACTGACCGATGCTGACCGTAATGCGCTGAAAGGCCCAATTACGACCCTGGCAGAAGATCTGTCTCAGCTGCGTGGCGTACTGGGTCTGGACTAA
- the efeB gene encoding iron uptake transporter deferrochelatase/peroxidase subunit has translation MNKQDEFDVAEPSRRRLLKGVGALGGALALAGGCPVAHAAKPQSAPGTVSPNARMETQPFYGAHQSGILTPQQASMMLVAFDSLASDKADLERLFRLLTTRIAFLTAGGPAPQTPNPRLPPMDSGILGPFIAPDNLTITVSLGESLFDERYGLTKHKPKSLQKMTRFPNDSLDAALCHGDLLLQICANTQDTVIHALRDIIKHTPDLLSVRWKREGFISDHAARSKGKETPVNLLGFKDGTANPDSSNAALMKDVVWVTADQGEPAWAVGGSYQAVRIIQFHVEFWDRTPLKEQQTIFGRDKQSGAPLGMKNEHDVHDYSADPNGDTIALDSHIRLANPRTKETQSSLMMRRGYSYSLGVTNSGQLDMGLLFVCYQHDLEKGFLTVQKRLNGEALEEYIKPVGGGYFFALPGPRDQNAYLAQGLIEA, from the coding sequence ATGAACAAGCAAGACGAGTTCGACGTAGCTGAACCTTCGCGACGTCGTTTACTGAAAGGGGTAGGGGCGCTGGGTGGCGCACTTGCCCTGGCAGGTGGATGCCCGGTGGCCCATGCGGCTAAACCGCAAAGTGCTCCCGGCACGGTATCCCCCAATGCCCGAATGGAAACGCAGCCTTTCTATGGCGCGCACCAGTCGGGCATTCTGACGCCGCAGCAGGCCTCCATGATGCTGGTGGCGTTTGATTCGCTGGCCAGTGATAAAGCCGACCTGGAGCGCCTGTTTCGCCTGCTGACAACGCGTATCGCGTTTCTCACCGCAGGCGGCCCGGCACCGCAAACGCCTAACCCGCGTCTTCCGCCGATGGACTCCGGTATTCTGGGGCCGTTTATCGCCCCGGATAACCTGACCATTACCGTGTCGCTGGGTGAGTCGCTGTTCGATGAACGCTATGGCCTGACGAAGCACAAACCGAAATCACTGCAAAAAATGACGCGATTCCCGAATGATTCGCTTGATGCGGCGCTGTGCCACGGCGATCTGCTTCTTCAGATTTGTGCGAACACGCAGGATACGGTGATCCACGCCCTGCGCGATATCATCAAGCACACGCCGGATCTGCTGAGTGTGCGCTGGAAGCGGGAAGGATTTATCTCTGACCACGCTGCGCGCAGCAAAGGGAAGGAGACACCGGTCAACCTGCTTGGCTTTAAGGATGGCACTGCCAACCCGGACAGCAGCAATGCTGCATTGATGAAAGATGTGGTCTGGGTGACGGCCGATCAGGGCGAGCCTGCGTGGGCCGTTGGCGGCAGCTATCAGGCGGTGCGTATTATTCAGTTCCACGTGGAGTTCTGGGATCGCACGCCGCTCAAAGAGCAGCAGACCATTTTTGGCCGTGACAAGCAAAGCGGTGCGCCGCTGGGCATGAAAAACGAGCACGATGTGCATGATTACAGCGCCGACCCGAACGGTGACACCATCGCGCTGGACAGCCATATTCGCCTGGCGAACCCGCGTACCAAAGAGACGCAGTCCAGCCTGATGATGCGCCGTGGTTACAGCTATTCGCTGGGGGTGACCAACTCTGGTCAGCTGGATATGGGGCTGCTGTTTGTCTGTTATCAGCATGACCTGGAGAAGGGCTTCTTAACCGTGCAGAAGCGGTTAAATGGTGAAGCGCTGGAAGAGTACATTAAGCCTGTCGGCGGCGGCTATTTCTTTGCCCTGCCTGGGCCGCGCGACCAAAACGCGTATCTCGCTCAAGGGCTTATTGAAGCCTGA
- the phoH gene encoding phosphate starvation-inducible protein PhoH: MGRQKAVIKARREAKRVLRRDSRSHKQREEESVTSLVQMSGVEAIGMARDSRDTSPIVARNEAQAHYLNAIESKQLIFATGEAGCGKTWISAAKAAEALIHKDVDRIIVTRPVLQADEDLGFLPGDISEKFAPYFRPVYDVLVKRLGASFMQYCLRPEIGKVEIAPFAYMRGRTFENAVVILDEAQNVTAAQMKMFLTRLGENVTVIVNGDITQCDLPSGVKSGLSDAMSRFEEDEMIGVVRFTKDDCVRSALCQRTLNAYY; the protein is encoded by the coding sequence ATGGGAAGACAAAAAGCAGTGATCAAAGCTCGTCGCGAAGCAAAACGTGTGCTGAGACGGGATTCACGTAGCCATAAACAACGTGAAGAAGAATCGGTCACCTCGCTTGTGCAGATGAGTGGCGTTGAAGCAATTGGCATGGCGCGGGACAGCCGTGATACTTCTCCAATTGTGGCGCGCAATGAAGCTCAGGCGCACTACCTGAATGCTATCGAGAGTAAACAGCTCATCTTTGCAACCGGTGAAGCCGGATGCGGGAAAACCTGGATTAGTGCAGCCAAAGCGGCGGAGGCTCTGATCCATAAGGACGTGGACAGGATTATTGTCACCCGTCCGGTACTGCAAGCTGATGAAGATCTCGGCTTCTTGCCCGGAGACATTTCGGAAAAGTTTGCCCCGTACTTCAGGCCCGTCTACGACGTGCTGGTGAAACGACTGGGTGCATCCTTTATGCAGTACTGCCTGCGACCAGAGATTGGCAAGGTGGAAATCGCGCCGTTCGCCTATATGCGCGGACGTACATTTGAAAATGCGGTCGTGATTCTTGACGAGGCTCAGAACGTGACTGCTGCGCAAATGAAGATGTTCTTAACGCGCCTCGGGGAAAATGTGACGGTTATCGTCAACGGCGATATTACCCAATGCGATCTGCCATCCGGTGTGAAATCTGGCCTGAGCGATGCGATGTCACGTTTTGAGGAAGATGAGATGATTGGGGTGGTTCGCTTTACCAAAGATGACTGCGTGCGGTCGGCCCTTTGCCAGCGCACGCTGAACGCGTACTACTGA
- a CDS encoding isochorismatase family protein, with protein sequence MSTPANFNGARPVIDVNDAVMLLIDHQSGLFQTVGDMPMPELRARAAALAKIATLAKIPVITTASVPQGPNGPLIPEIHANAPHAQYVARKGEINAWDNPEFVAAVKATGRKTLIIAGTITSVCMAFPSISAVADGYKVFAVIDASGTYSKMAQEITLARVVQAGVVPMDTAAVASEIQRTWNREDAAEWAEVYTHIFPAYQLLIESYSKAQDVVKHSEVLDSQR encoded by the coding sequence ATGTCTACACCTGCGAATTTTAATGGAGCACGCCCGGTCATTGATGTGAACGATGCGGTCATGTTGCTTATTGATCATCAGAGCGGGCTATTCCAGACCGTTGGTGATATGCCGATGCCGGAACTGCGTGCCCGTGCGGCAGCGCTGGCAAAAATCGCGACCCTGGCGAAGATCCCGGTGATTACCACCGCGTCCGTTCCACAGGGGCCGAACGGCCCGCTGATCCCGGAGATCCACGCTAATGCGCCTCATGCGCAATATGTGGCACGTAAAGGCGAAATCAACGCCTGGGACAACCCGGAGTTTGTCGCTGCCGTTAAGGCGACCGGACGCAAGACACTGATCATTGCGGGCACCATCACCAGTGTTTGCATGGCGTTTCCGTCAATCAGCGCGGTGGCCGACGGCTATAAAGTGTTTGCGGTTATTGATGCGTCAGGCACCTACAGCAAAATGGCCCAGGAGATAACTCTGGCCCGTGTGGTACAGGCGGGTGTTGTGCCGATGGATACGGCGGCTGTCGCATCTGAAATTCAGCGCACATGGAACCGTGAAGATGCCGCCGAGTGGGCTGAGGTGTACACACACATCTTCCCTGCTTATCAGTTGCTGATTGAGAGTTACAGCAAAGCGCAGGACGTGGTGAAGCACAGCGAAGTGCTCGATTCACAGCGGTAA
- a CDS encoding pirin family protein: protein MKNVTGVYTAPRQHWVGDGFPVRSMFSYQTHGEPLSPFLLLDYAGPHTFPADGEKRGVGEHPHRGFETVTIVYSGEVEHRDSTGKGGVIGPGDVQWMTAGSGILHEEFHSSGFAQKGGELKMMQLWVNLPAKDKMAAPGYQSITRDTIPVVALPDNGGDLRVIAGRYGDVTGPAHTFSPLNVWDITLRQGSHLTLNLPEGWSTALVVLEGNVTVNGTAQAGEAQLVVLSQQGEKLHLEASRDAKVLLMAGEPLNEPIVGYGPFVMNSKAEIAEAISDFNSGRFGQI from the coding sequence ATGAAAAATGTTACAGGCGTTTATACCGCACCGCGTCAGCACTGGGTTGGTGATGGGTTTCCGGTTCGTTCAATGTTCTCTTACCAGACTCACGGCGAGCCGCTCAGCCCATTCCTGCTGCTGGATTACGCTGGCCCGCATACCTTCCCGGCGGATGGCGAAAAACGTGGCGTGGGGGAACACCCTCATCGCGGGTTTGAAACGGTCACTATCGTTTATTCCGGCGAAGTAGAGCATCGCGATTCAACCGGTAAAGGCGGCGTAATTGGCCCCGGTGATGTGCAGTGGATGACTGCCGGCTCCGGCATTCTGCATGAGGAGTTCCACTCCAGTGGTTTTGCGCAGAAAGGGGGCGAGCTCAAGATGATGCAGCTGTGGGTCAACCTGCCCGCTAAAGACAAAATGGCGGCACCGGGGTATCAGAGCATCACCCGCGACACGATCCCAGTGGTGGCATTACCTGATAACGGCGGCGACCTGCGCGTTATCGCCGGGCGATACGGTGACGTCACTGGCCCTGCACATACGTTCTCACCACTGAATGTATGGGACATCACGCTGCGTCAGGGAAGCCACCTTACGCTCAATCTGCCCGAAGGCTGGAGCACCGCACTGGTTGTGCTTGAAGGCAACGTCACGGTAAACGGCACTGCGCAGGCGGGAGAAGCTCAGCTTGTCGTCCTGAGTCAGCAAGGAGAGAAGCTGCATCTGGAAGCTAGCCGTGATGCCAAAGTGCTGCTGATGGCCGGGGAACCGCTGAATGAGCCGATTGTGGGCTATGGCCCATTTGTGATGAACAGTAAAGCCGAAATCGCTGAAGCCATTAGCGATTTTAACTCAGGCCGCTTCGGCCAGATCTGA
- a CDS encoding LysR family transcriptional regulator, with amino-acid sequence MQDLNDFVWFVKVVDYGGFAAAGRALDQPKSKLSRRIAQLEERLGVRLIQRTTRQFTVTEVGQTFYQHCKAMLVEAEAAEEAVAALQAEPRGIVRITCPVTLLHVHVGPMLARFMAKYPGINLQLEATNRRVDLVGEGIDIAIRVRPRPFDDSDLVLRVLADRGHCLVAGPDLIQRLGKPVMPSELSQWPGLSMGEGRQVHKWDLTGPQGAKAEIHYAPRFITTDMLALREAAMAGVGVVQLPILMVKDQLATGELVRVLDEWEPRREVIHAVYPSRRGLLPSVRTLVDFLTDEYARMVEE; translated from the coding sequence ATGCAGGATCTCAATGACTTCGTGTGGTTTGTGAAGGTGGTCGACTACGGCGGTTTCGCGGCTGCCGGGCGGGCGCTCGATCAGCCAAAATCAAAACTGAGCCGCCGCATCGCCCAGCTTGAAGAGCGGCTCGGGGTGCGGTTAATCCAGCGCACCACGCGCCAGTTTACCGTTACCGAAGTGGGCCAGACCTTTTATCAACACTGTAAAGCGATGCTGGTGGAAGCCGAGGCGGCGGAAGAGGCGGTCGCTGCATTGCAGGCTGAGCCGCGCGGTATTGTCAGGATCACCTGCCCGGTGACATTGCTGCACGTACACGTGGGGCCGATGCTGGCGCGCTTTATGGCAAAATATCCGGGAATTAACCTCCAGCTTGAAGCCACCAATCGTCGCGTGGATCTGGTGGGCGAGGGGATCGATATCGCAATCCGCGTGCGTCCGCGTCCGTTTGATGACAGCGACCTGGTTTTACGGGTGCTTGCCGACAGGGGGCACTGTCTGGTGGCCGGGCCTGATTTGATTCAGCGTCTGGGGAAACCGGTTATGCCGTCAGAGCTGAGCCAATGGCCGGGGTTGAGTATGGGGGAGGGGAGGCAGGTTCATAAATGGGATTTGACCGGCCCGCAGGGGGCAAAAGCAGAGATTCACTATGCCCCGCGTTTTATCACGACTGATATGCTGGCCCTGCGGGAAGCGGCAATGGCTGGTGTGGGCGTGGTGCAGCTTCCTATTTTGATGGTGAAAGACCAGCTTGCAACAGGGGAGCTGGTTCGTGTGCTGGATGAATGGGAGCCGCGCCGGGAAGTCATTCATGCGGTGTATCCGTCAAGGCGCGGGCTATTGCCATCGGTGAGGACGCTGGTGGATTTTCTGACGGATGAGTATGCGCGGATGGTGGAGGAGTAG
- the ghrA gene encoding glyoxylate/hydroxypyruvate reductase GhrA — translation MDIIFYHPTFDTAYWIDALSAALPGARVREWKRGDHEHADYALVWHPPVEMLQGRELKAVFALGAGVDSILSKLKAHPEMLPEHIPLFRLEDTGMGQQMQEYAVSQVLHWFRRFDDYQAFKQQSHWEPLPDYHREDFTIGILGAGVLGSKVAEALAPWGFPLRCWSRSRKDYPGVESFAGTDELPAFLKGTRVLINLLPNTAETVGIINKALLNQLADQSYLMNLARGVHLVESDLLAALDSGKLKGAMLDVYSREPLPTESPLWAHPRVAMTPHVAAVTRPAEAVAYISHTISEMEQGNTVTGQVDRQRGY, via the coding sequence ATGGATATTATCTTTTATCACCCAACTTTTGATACGGCTTACTGGATTGATGCACTGTCGGCAGCATTGCCGGGCGCGCGCGTTCGCGAGTGGAAACGGGGTGATCATGAACATGCCGACTACGCGCTGGTGTGGCATCCGCCAGTAGAGATGCTCCAGGGCCGAGAACTGAAAGCCGTCTTCGCACTTGGGGCGGGCGTGGATTCGATCCTGAGTAAGCTGAAAGCGCATCCAGAGATGTTGCCTGAACATATCCCGCTGTTCCGACTGGAAGATACCGGAATGGGCCAGCAAATGCAGGAATATGCCGTGAGCCAGGTTCTGCACTGGTTCCGCCGTTTTGATGATTACCAGGCCTTCAAACAGCAATCCCACTGGGAGCCGTTGCCAGATTATCACCGCGAAGATTTTACCATCGGTATTCTGGGGGCTGGCGTGCTTGGCTCAAAAGTGGCAGAAGCACTTGCCCCGTGGGGTTTCCCTCTGCGTTGCTGGAGCCGCAGCCGTAAAGATTATCCTGGAGTGGAAAGCTTTGCCGGAACAGACGAACTCCCGGCCTTCCTGAAAGGCACCCGCGTGCTGATTAACCTGCTGCCTAATACTGCGGAAACGGTGGGGATCATCAACAAAGCGCTTCTGAACCAACTAGCGGATCAGAGCTATTTAATGAATCTGGCACGCGGTGTTCACCTGGTCGAGTCTGATCTGCTGGCGGCGCTGGACAGCGGCAAACTCAAAGGCGCGATGCTGGATGTCTATAGCCGCGAACCGCTGCCAACGGAAAGCCCGCTTTGGGCGCATCCTCGCGTAGCCATGACGCCGCACGTTGCCGCAGTCACGCGTCCGGCGGAGGCAGTAGCCTATATATCCCATACCATCAGTGAGATGGAGCAGGGCAACACCGTTACCGGGCAGGTCGACAGACAGCGCGGTTACTAA
- a CDS encoding phosphatase has protein sequence MYPVDLHMHTVASTHAYSTLHDYIAQAKLKGIKLFAITDHGPDMADAPHYWHFVNMRIWPRLVEGVGILRGIEANIKNTDGEIDCTGPMLTSLDLIIAGFHEPVFAPQDKETNTKAMIAAIASGNVHIISHPGNPKYPIDIQAVAQAAAKHRVALEINNSSFVHSRKGSEANCREVAAAVRDAGGMVALGSDSHTAFTLGDFGECLKVLNDVGFPEGQILNVTPRRMLDFLESRGMPRIDEFADL, from the coding sequence ATGTATCCCGTTGACCTGCACATGCACACCGTCGCCAGTACCCACGCCTATAGCACCCTCCATGACTACATCGCGCAAGCAAAGCTAAAAGGCATCAAGCTTTTTGCGATAACCGATCACGGTCCTGATATGGCTGATGCTCCGCACTACTGGCATTTTGTGAATATGCGCATCTGGCCACGGCTGGTTGAAGGTGTCGGGATCCTTCGCGGCATCGAAGCGAACATTAAGAACACTGACGGTGAAATCGACTGCACCGGCCCGATGCTGACCTCGCTGGATCTGATTATTGCGGGCTTCCATGAGCCTGTTTTCGCTCCGCAGGATAAAGAAACAAATACAAAGGCGATGATCGCCGCTATTGCCAGCGGCAACGTGCATATCATCAGCCACCCAGGGAACCCTAAGTACCCGATTGATATTCAGGCTGTTGCTCAGGCGGCAGCAAAACACCGCGTAGCACTGGAAATTAATAACTCCTCATTTGTTCACTCGCGCAAAGGCAGCGAGGCCAACTGCCGCGAAGTGGCTGCTGCGGTTCGTGATGCAGGAGGTATGGTCGCGCTCGGGTCTGACTCGCACACTGCCTTTACGCTCGGCGATTTCGGCGAGTGCCTGAAAGTGCTTAATGACGTTGGTTTCCCGGAAGGGCAGATCCTGAACGTGACGCCACGCCGGATGCTCGACTTCCTGGAATCGCGCGGGATGCCGCGTATTGATGAATTTGCCGATCTTTAA
- a CDS encoding molecular chaperone, protein MNEFSILCRVLGTLFYRQPQDPLLAPLYTMIQEGKLAQNWPLEQDELLVRLQKSCDMQQVSADYNALFVGEECRVAPYRSAWEEGATEAEVRAFLTERGMPLADTPADHIGTLLLAASWIEDQSGDDESEAIETLFEEFLLPWCGTFLGKVEAHATSPFWRTLAPLTRDAIAAMWDDLQEENEE, encoded by the coding sequence ATGAATGAGTTCTCTATCCTTTGCCGCGTGCTGGGTACCCTGTTCTACCGTCAGCCGCAAGACCCGCTGCTGGCTCCGCTGTATACGATGATCCAGGAAGGAAAGCTGGCGCAAAACTGGCCGCTGGAACAGGATGAGCTGCTGGTGCGTCTGCAAAAAAGCTGCGACATGCAGCAGGTTTCTGCCGATTACAACGCGTTGTTCGTGGGTGAAGAGTGCCGCGTGGCCCCGTATCGTTCAGCGTGGGAAGAAGGGGCAACTGAAGCGGAAGTCCGCGCGTTTCTGACTGAGCGCGGGATGCCGCTGGCGGATACTCCGGCTGACCACATTGGTACGCTGCTTCTTGCGGCGTCCTGGATTGAAGATCAGTCTGGCGATGATGAAAGTGAAGCTATCGAAACACTGTTCGAAGAGTTCCTGCTGCCGTGGTGCGGAACGTTCCTCGGCAAAGTGGAAGCGCACGCCACATCACCGTTCTGGAGAACTCTGGCTCCGCTGACCCGCGATGCTATTGCGGCCATGTGGGACGATCTTCAGGAAGAGAATGAAGAGTGA
- a CDS encoding DUF1097 domain-containing protein — protein MNILLCIAMTTGILSGLWGWVAVSLGLLSWAGFLGCTAYFACPQGGVKGLFISACTLLSGVIWALVIMKGSALAPHVEIVGYVMTGVVAFLMCIQAKQMLLSFVPGTFIGACATFAGQGDWRLVVPSLVVGLLFGYAMKNSGLWLAARREKAQNITAVSE, from the coding sequence ATGAACATATTACTCTGCATTGCAATGACAACGGGCATTCTCTCCGGCTTATGGGGATGGGTGGCGGTTTCTCTCGGGCTATTAAGCTGGGCCGGGTTCCTCGGCTGTACGGCTTACTTTGCCTGCCCTCAGGGCGGTGTTAAAGGGCTGTTTATCTCTGCCTGCACGTTGCTGAGCGGTGTTATCTGGGCGCTGGTTATAATGAAAGGCAGCGCGCTGGCACCGCATGTCGAGATTGTAGGCTACGTGATGACGGGCGTTGTGGCATTTCTGATGTGCATTCAGGCAAAGCAAATGCTGTTGTCGTTTGTGCCGGGCACCTTTATTGGTGCCTGTGCGACATTTGCCGGGCAGGGCGACTGGAGGCTGGTGGTGCCGTCGCTGGTAGTGGGTTTACTGTTTGGCTATGCCATGAAGAACAGCGGTCTATGGCTTGCAGCCCGACGCGAAAAAGCGCAAAACATCACGGCCGTGAGTGAATAA
- the csgG gene encoding curli production assembly/transport protein CsgG: protein MQRFLIFVAVCLLSGCLTAPPKEAAKPTLMPRAQSYRDLTHLPAPTGKIFVSVYNIQDETGQFKPYPASNFSTAVPQSATAMLVTALKDSHWFIPLERQGLQNLLNERKIIRAAQENGTVASNNRMPLQSLAAANVMVEGSIIGYESNVKSGGVGARYFGIGADTQYQLDQIAVNLRVVNVSTGEVLSSVNTSKTILSYEVQAGVFRFIDYQRLLEGEIGYTSNEPVMMCLMSAIETGVIFLINDGIDRGLWDLQNKADAQNPVLVKYRDMSVPPES from the coding sequence ATGCAGCGCTTCCTGATATTTGTTGCAGTGTGCTTATTGAGCGGTTGTTTAACTGCTCCACCAAAAGAAGCTGCAAAACCTACATTAATGCCTCGGGCTCAGAGTTATCGTGATTTAACCCATTTGCCAGCACCAACCGGCAAAATATTTGTCTCGGTTTACAACATCCAGGATGAAACTGGACAATTTAAACCGTACCCTGCCAGTAACTTCTCGACTGCCGTACCGCAGAGTGCCACCGCAATGCTGGTCACCGCGCTCAAGGATTCTCACTGGTTCATCCCGCTGGAACGTCAGGGGCTTCAGAACCTGTTGAATGAACGCAAAATCATTCGTGCCGCTCAGGAAAATGGTACCGTTGCGAGTAACAACCGGATGCCTTTGCAATCACTCGCCGCAGCCAACGTTATGGTTGAAGGTTCGATTATCGGTTACGAAAGTAACGTTAAATCAGGCGGCGTGGGCGCACGTTACTTCGGTATCGGGGCAGATACGCAATATCAACTCGATCAGATAGCCGTTAACCTGCGCGTGGTGAACGTCAGCACCGGTGAAGTGTTGTCATCCGTGAACACCAGCAAGACCATTCTCTCGTATGAAGTGCAGGCTGGGGTGTTCCGCTTTATTGACTACCAGCGTTTACTGGAAGGTGAAATTGGTTACACCTCCAACGAGCCGGTTATGATGTGTCTGATGTCAGCCATCGAAACTGGCGTTATCTTCCTGATTAATGACGGTATCGACCGTGGTCTGTGGGATCTGCAAAACAAAGCCGATGCACAAAACCCGGTACTGGTGAAATACCGCGATATGTCGGTTCCTCCGGAATCCTGA
- the csgF gene encoding curli production assembly/transport protein CsgF: protein MRIAHAVISLMLITPLSWAGNMTFQFRNPNFGGNPNNGAFMLNEAQAQNSYKDPSYKDYTVDTPSALDNFTQAIQSQILGGLLTNINTGKPGRMVTNDFIVDIANKDGQLQLNVTDRKTGKTSTIQVSGLQSNSTDF, encoded by the coding sequence ATGCGTATTGCACATGCAGTTATTTCGTTAATGCTAATTACACCGTTAAGCTGGGCCGGAAATATGACGTTCCAGTTCCGTAACCCGAACTTTGGAGGCAACCCCAACAACGGGGCATTCATGTTGAATGAGGCGCAGGCCCAAAACTCCTATAAAGACCCGAGTTATAAAGACTATACCGTTGACACGCCGTCAGCGCTGGATAACTTCACGCAGGCTATTCAGTCCCAGATCCTGGGCGGTTTGTTAACCAATATCAACACCGGCAAGCCTGGCCGAATGGTGACTAACGACTTTATTGTCGATATTGCCAACAAGGATGGGCAGCTTCAGTTAAATGTGACAGACCGGAAAACTGGAAAAACATCGACCATCCAGGTTTCTGGCCTACAAAGTAACTCGACAGACTTCTGA